A stretch of Cheilinus undulatus linkage group 20, ASM1832078v1, whole genome shotgun sequence DNA encodes these proteins:
- the mms19 gene encoding MMS19 nucleotide excision repair protein homolog isoform X2, with product MAADSTLLLSLVEEYVSGLQDSKAKDTATGIRDGQFTILQLVEALGASLTSSQPHTRARGVQLLSEVLQECYGGLTEAEVEVLIAFYENRLKDHYVITPSVLQGLRALTKCTVLPPGSAVSMLRSLFQDVHVQSLMLSERACVYNMLINLMESREAELKGLGADFVFGFVQSMDGERDPRNLLLAFQIANSIIQRGYDLGKFAEELFEVTSCYFPIDFTPPPNDPHGITREELIQTLRGVLTGTPKFAEFLLPLIIEKLDSDVQSAKLDSLQTLAACVPQYEHKDLAEFLEGLWTSLRREVFQTSSEKIESAGLAALTAVTSCLSRSILNSDSEDSLCTFLELVLKDCKHHLSEPDLKLVWPSAKLLQAACSASNRASHIITAAVMPSLLEQYNSRTQCSHRRTLLEVVQRFIQSVGSSQSAEKEESVLVAFRPSLCSMVFSALTESNSNLQITATSVLTSLAQQTGLLLDSDIELALDHVTRLLLMEEDERVSLAVVECAGALAGLHPAAFITKLIPRLKTEMFSEPMDQENNRPASEQKSHHAVRQRCLSALAAVSTQPSVVQESTPVLMEVLSSAHKDSIGFSVEEVVLACRSLQRIAEQAQDTEETGRCFHDIIIPRLLSLSLQAALQGEESPGRGSPLLKESVLSAMVPVISTACSRLQPMLAERTASKAVSLFLNGDVSFLPNNSFPSNIQLLKHDEDSWSQSQLVCLLIGCVCSLPRSVVLPQMDELLSQLEEMSCTCSHQLSYTSAAKCFAGLINKRPQGDDLNSLIQRTMKRVCSELDSASSSVRTQAFTLMIWIAKALLLRYHPLSTALTDKLFSLLDDADLGPLAAEGFSLLMGDSPDILNRSCHADVRIMYRQRFFSENSAKLVQGFNAAPQEKKPNYLKALSNIVNNLPKQVQVTELPALLSLLLEALSCPDQGVQLSTLSCLEPVLVDPPPALIQQLEALVNRLLALNSSPAMSVRIASLRCINAVSRFPEHEVLPFRARVLRALARPLDDKKRLVRTEAVQARGEWFLLGSPGGR from the exons ATGGCCGCGGACAGTACCTTGCTGCTGTCTCTGGTGGAAGAATATGTTTCGGGGCTACAGGACAGCAAAGCCAAAGACACAGCAACAG GGATAAGAGACGGACAGTTTACAATACTGCAGCTGGTTGAAGCTCTGGG TGCGAGTTTAACCAGCTCTCAGCCTCACACACGAGCTAGAGGTGTCCAGCTTCTGTCTGAAGTTTTACAGGAGTGCTATGGAGGTCTAACTGAGGCAGAAG TCGAAGTCCTCATCGCCTTCTATGAAAACCGTTTAAAGGACCATTACGTCATTACTCCGTCAGTTTTACAGGGGCTCAGAGCACTG ACAAAATGTACCGTGTTGCCTCCTGGTTCAGCAGTGTCGATGCTGAGGTCTTTGTTCCAGGATGTCCATGTTCAG TCACTGATGCTGTCAGAGAGAGCCTGCGTTTACAACATGCTCATCAACCTCATGGAGAGCAGAGAAGCCG AATTGAAGGGTTTGGGGGCAGACTTCGTCTTTGGATTTGTCCAGTCAATGGATGGAGAGAGGGATCCTCGAAACCTTCTTTTAGCCTTCCAGATCGCCAATAGCATCATCCAGCGAGGGTATGATCTAG GTAAATTTGCGGAGGAGCTGTTTGAGGTGACGTCCTGCTATTTCCCCATCGACTTCACCCCT CCTCCCAATGACCCCCATGGCATCACCAGGGAGGAGCTCATCCAAACTCTGAGGGGTGTCCTCACTGGGACGCCAAAATTTGCAGAG TTTCTGTTGCCTCTCATTATTGAGAAGCTTGACTCAGATGTTCAGAGTGCAAAGCTGGACTCTCTACAGACTCTG gctGCTTGTGTGCCACAATATGAACATAAAGACTTGGCAGAATTCCTAGAGGGGCTGTGGACGTCACTACGCAGAGAG GTGTTTCAGACGTCTAGTGAGAAGATTGAGTCTGCCGGCCTCGCTGCTCTAACCGcagtcacttcctgtctgtctcgCTCCATCCTCAACTCTGACTCTGAAGACTCTCTCTGCACCTTCCTGGAACTCGTTCTCAAAG ACTGCAAACATCACCTGAGTGAGCCGGACCTCAAACTCGTTTGGCCAAGTGCAAAGCTTCTGCAGGCCGCCTGCAGCGCCTCCAACAGGGCGAGTCACATCATAACAGCTGCAGTCATGCCCTCTCTGCTTGAGCAGTACAACAGCAGAACACAG tGTTCTCACAGGCGGACACTTTTGGAGGTTGTGCAGCGTTTTATCCAGTCAGTAGGAAGCAGCCAGTCTGCTGAGAAAG AAGAGAGCGTGCTTGTAGCCTTCCGTCCGTCTCTGTGCAGCATGGTGTTTTCCGCTCTGACAGAGAGCAACTCCAATCTACAGATAACAGCCACCTCAGTGCTCACCTCACTAGCACAACAGACAG GTCTGCTGTTGGACTCTGATATCGAGCTGGCTTTAGATCATGTGACAAGACTGCTTCTGATGGAGGAGGATGAAAGAGTCAG TCTTGCTGTAGTGGAGTGTGCAGGAGCCTTAGCAGGGCTGCACCCAGCAGCTTTTATCACCAAACTGATCCCAAGACTAAAGACGGAGATGTTCTCTG AGCCCATGGATCAAGAAAATAATAGACCAGCTTCAGAGCAGAAGTCCCATCATGCTGTGCGTCAGAGGTGTTTGTCTGCTTTGGCTGCAGTTTCCACTCAACCCAGTGTTGTCCAGGAGAGCACACCTGTCCTCATGGAGGTCCTCAGTTCAGCACACAAAG ATAGTATAGGTTTCTCAGTAGAGGAGGTGGTTTTGGCGTGTCGCAGCCTTCAGAGAATAGCAGAGCAGGCTCAGGACACTGAGGAGACAGGACGATGcttccatgacatcatcatcccGCGCCtgctgtctctgtcactccAGGCAGCGCTGCAGG GTGAGGAGTCACCAGGTCGTGGTAGTCCTCTCCTTAAGGAGTCGGTCCTATCTGCCATGGTCCCTGTCATCAGTACTGCTTGCTCCAGGCTACAGCCCAT GTTGGCGGAACGGACAGCATCTAAGGCTGTATCCCTCTTTTTGAACGGTGACGTTTCCTTTTTGCCCAACAACTCCTTCCCTTCAAATATCCAACTGCTCAAG CATGACGAAGACTCATGGAGCCAGTCTCAGCTGGTCTGTCTGCTCATAGGATGTGTGTGCTCCTTACCTCGCAGT GTGGTGCTTCCTCAGATGGATGAGCTGCTGTCTCAGCTGGAGGAGATGAGCTGCACCTGCAGCCACCAACTGTCATACACCTCAGCGGCAAAGTGCTTCGCTGGTCTGATTAATAAGAGACCACAGG GAGATGATCTCAACAGCCTCATTCAGAGAACGATGAAGAGAGTTTGCAGTGAGCTGGACTCTGCATCTTCATCTGTACGCACCCAGGCCTTCACCCTCATGATCTGG ATTGCCAAGGCTCTGCTTCTCAGATATCACCCTCTGTCCACAGCGCTGACTGACAAG CTCTTCTCTCTGCTCGATGACGCTGACCTGGGTCCTCTGGCAGCAGAAGGTTTCTCTCTGCTGATGGGTGACTCTCCTGACATTCTGAACCGCAGCTGCCACGCTGATGTTCGCATCATGTACCGCCAACGCTTCTTCAGTGAGAATTCGGCCAAGCTGGTGCAAGGCTTCAATGCTGCACCACAAG AGAAGAAGCCCAACTACCTGAAGGCTCTGTCAAACATTGTCAACAACCTGCCGAAGCAGGTTCAAGTCACTGAACTCCCAGCT CTCCTGTCCCTGCTGTTGGAGGCCTTGTCGTGTCCTGATCAGGGCGTCCAGCTGTCCACTCTGTCCTGTCTGGAGCCCGTTCTCGTCGATCCTCCACCCGCTCTCATCCAGCAGCTCGAGGCATTAGTCAACAGGCTGCTGGCCCTCAACTCTAGTCCTGCCATG AGCGTAAGGATCGCTTCATTACGATGCATCAATGCAGTTTCCCGCTTCCCTGAACATGAG GTCTTGCCATTTCGTGCTAGAGTGCTGCGAGCTCTTGCCCGGCCTCTGGATGATAAGAAGAGGCTGGTGAGGACGGAGGCCGTACAGGCAAGAGGAGAGTG GTTCTTGTTGGGAAGTCCTGGAGGAAGGTGA
- the mms19 gene encoding MMS19 nucleotide excision repair protein homolog isoform X1, with translation MAADSTLLLSLVEEYVSGLQDSKAKDTATGIRDGQFTILQLVEALGASLTSSQPHTRARGVQLLSEVLQECYGGLTEAEVEVLIAFYENRLKDHYVITPSVLQGLRALTKCTVLPPGSAVSMLRSLFQDVHVQSLMLSERACVYNMLINLMESREAELKGLGADFVFGFVQSMDGERDPRNLLLAFQIANSIIQRGYDLGKFAEELFEVTSCYFPIDFTPPPNDPHGITREELIQTLRGVLTGTPKFAEFLLPLIIEKLDSDVQSAKLDSLQTLAACVPQYEHKDLAEFLEGLWTSLRREVFQTSSEKIESAGLAALTAVTSCLSRSILNSDSEDSLCTFLELVLKDCKHHLSEPDLKLVWPSAKLLQAACSASNRASHIITAAVMPSLLEQYNSRTQCSHRRTLLEVVQRFIQSVGSSQSAEKEESVLVAFRPSLCSMVFSALTESNSNLQITATSVLTSLAQQTGLLLDSDIELALDHVTRLLLMEEDERVSLAVVECAGALAGLHPAAFITKLIPRLKTEMFSEPMDQENNRPASEQKSHHAVRQRCLSALAAVSTQPSVVQESTPVLMEVLSSAHKDSIGFSVEEVVLACRSLQRIAEQAQDTEETGRCFHDIIIPRLLSLSLQAALQGEESPGRGSPLLKESVLSAMVPVISTACSRLQPMLAERTASKAVSLFLNGDVSFLPNNSFPSNIQLLKKHDEDSWSQSQLVCLLIGCVCSLPRSVVLPQMDELLSQLEEMSCTCSHQLSYTSAAKCFAGLINKRPQGDDLNSLIQRTMKRVCSELDSASSSVRTQAFTLMIWIAKALLLRYHPLSTALTDKLFSLLDDADLGPLAAEGFSLLMGDSPDILNRSCHADVRIMYRQRFFSENSAKLVQGFNAAPQEKKPNYLKALSNIVNNLPKQVQVTELPALLSLLLEALSCPDQGVQLSTLSCLEPVLVDPPPALIQQLEALVNRLLALNSSPAMSVRIASLRCINAVSRFPEHEVLPFRARVLRALARPLDDKKRLVRTEAVQARGEWFLLGSPGGR, from the exons ATGGCCGCGGACAGTACCTTGCTGCTGTCTCTGGTGGAAGAATATGTTTCGGGGCTACAGGACAGCAAAGCCAAAGACACAGCAACAG GGATAAGAGACGGACAGTTTACAATACTGCAGCTGGTTGAAGCTCTGGG TGCGAGTTTAACCAGCTCTCAGCCTCACACACGAGCTAGAGGTGTCCAGCTTCTGTCTGAAGTTTTACAGGAGTGCTATGGAGGTCTAACTGAGGCAGAAG TCGAAGTCCTCATCGCCTTCTATGAAAACCGTTTAAAGGACCATTACGTCATTACTCCGTCAGTTTTACAGGGGCTCAGAGCACTG ACAAAATGTACCGTGTTGCCTCCTGGTTCAGCAGTGTCGATGCTGAGGTCTTTGTTCCAGGATGTCCATGTTCAG TCACTGATGCTGTCAGAGAGAGCCTGCGTTTACAACATGCTCATCAACCTCATGGAGAGCAGAGAAGCCG AATTGAAGGGTTTGGGGGCAGACTTCGTCTTTGGATTTGTCCAGTCAATGGATGGAGAGAGGGATCCTCGAAACCTTCTTTTAGCCTTCCAGATCGCCAATAGCATCATCCAGCGAGGGTATGATCTAG GTAAATTTGCGGAGGAGCTGTTTGAGGTGACGTCCTGCTATTTCCCCATCGACTTCACCCCT CCTCCCAATGACCCCCATGGCATCACCAGGGAGGAGCTCATCCAAACTCTGAGGGGTGTCCTCACTGGGACGCCAAAATTTGCAGAG TTTCTGTTGCCTCTCATTATTGAGAAGCTTGACTCAGATGTTCAGAGTGCAAAGCTGGACTCTCTACAGACTCTG gctGCTTGTGTGCCACAATATGAACATAAAGACTTGGCAGAATTCCTAGAGGGGCTGTGGACGTCACTACGCAGAGAG GTGTTTCAGACGTCTAGTGAGAAGATTGAGTCTGCCGGCCTCGCTGCTCTAACCGcagtcacttcctgtctgtctcgCTCCATCCTCAACTCTGACTCTGAAGACTCTCTCTGCACCTTCCTGGAACTCGTTCTCAAAG ACTGCAAACATCACCTGAGTGAGCCGGACCTCAAACTCGTTTGGCCAAGTGCAAAGCTTCTGCAGGCCGCCTGCAGCGCCTCCAACAGGGCGAGTCACATCATAACAGCTGCAGTCATGCCCTCTCTGCTTGAGCAGTACAACAGCAGAACACAG tGTTCTCACAGGCGGACACTTTTGGAGGTTGTGCAGCGTTTTATCCAGTCAGTAGGAAGCAGCCAGTCTGCTGAGAAAG AAGAGAGCGTGCTTGTAGCCTTCCGTCCGTCTCTGTGCAGCATGGTGTTTTCCGCTCTGACAGAGAGCAACTCCAATCTACAGATAACAGCCACCTCAGTGCTCACCTCACTAGCACAACAGACAG GTCTGCTGTTGGACTCTGATATCGAGCTGGCTTTAGATCATGTGACAAGACTGCTTCTGATGGAGGAGGATGAAAGAGTCAG TCTTGCTGTAGTGGAGTGTGCAGGAGCCTTAGCAGGGCTGCACCCAGCAGCTTTTATCACCAAACTGATCCCAAGACTAAAGACGGAGATGTTCTCTG AGCCCATGGATCAAGAAAATAATAGACCAGCTTCAGAGCAGAAGTCCCATCATGCTGTGCGTCAGAGGTGTTTGTCTGCTTTGGCTGCAGTTTCCACTCAACCCAGTGTTGTCCAGGAGAGCACACCTGTCCTCATGGAGGTCCTCAGTTCAGCACACAAAG ATAGTATAGGTTTCTCAGTAGAGGAGGTGGTTTTGGCGTGTCGCAGCCTTCAGAGAATAGCAGAGCAGGCTCAGGACACTGAGGAGACAGGACGATGcttccatgacatcatcatcccGCGCCtgctgtctctgtcactccAGGCAGCGCTGCAGG GTGAGGAGTCACCAGGTCGTGGTAGTCCTCTCCTTAAGGAGTCGGTCCTATCTGCCATGGTCCCTGTCATCAGTACTGCTTGCTCCAGGCTACAGCCCAT GTTGGCGGAACGGACAGCATCTAAGGCTGTATCCCTCTTTTTGAACGGTGACGTTTCCTTTTTGCCCAACAACTCCTTCCCTTCAAATATCCAACTGCTCAAG AAGCATGACGAAGACTCATGGAGCCAGTCTCAGCTGGTCTGTCTGCTCATAGGATGTGTGTGCTCCTTACCTCGCAGT GTGGTGCTTCCTCAGATGGATGAGCTGCTGTCTCAGCTGGAGGAGATGAGCTGCACCTGCAGCCACCAACTGTCATACACCTCAGCGGCAAAGTGCTTCGCTGGTCTGATTAATAAGAGACCACAGG GAGATGATCTCAACAGCCTCATTCAGAGAACGATGAAGAGAGTTTGCAGTGAGCTGGACTCTGCATCTTCATCTGTACGCACCCAGGCCTTCACCCTCATGATCTGG ATTGCCAAGGCTCTGCTTCTCAGATATCACCCTCTGTCCACAGCGCTGACTGACAAG CTCTTCTCTCTGCTCGATGACGCTGACCTGGGTCCTCTGGCAGCAGAAGGTTTCTCTCTGCTGATGGGTGACTCTCCTGACATTCTGAACCGCAGCTGCCACGCTGATGTTCGCATCATGTACCGCCAACGCTTCTTCAGTGAGAATTCGGCCAAGCTGGTGCAAGGCTTCAATGCTGCACCACAAG AGAAGAAGCCCAACTACCTGAAGGCTCTGTCAAACATTGTCAACAACCTGCCGAAGCAGGTTCAAGTCACTGAACTCCCAGCT CTCCTGTCCCTGCTGTTGGAGGCCTTGTCGTGTCCTGATCAGGGCGTCCAGCTGTCCACTCTGTCCTGTCTGGAGCCCGTTCTCGTCGATCCTCCACCCGCTCTCATCCAGCAGCTCGAGGCATTAGTCAACAGGCTGCTGGCCCTCAACTCTAGTCCTGCCATG AGCGTAAGGATCGCTTCATTACGATGCATCAATGCAGTTTCCCGCTTCCCTGAACATGAG GTCTTGCCATTTCGTGCTAGAGTGCTGCGAGCTCTTGCCCGGCCTCTGGATGATAAGAAGAGGCTGGTGAGGACGGAGGCCGTACAGGCAAGAGGAGAGTG GTTCTTGTTGGGAAGTCCTGGAGGAAGGTGA